One Nocardioides oleivorans DNA segment encodes these proteins:
- a CDS encoding LysM peptidoglycan-binding domain-containing protein, with the protein MSTLSLAPVFTTNTVSAARPRSSVRLTRRGRMVVFLISLFLVLGVAIMLAGGAVGTDSAGQPAPTEIVQVAPGDTLWGIASDLATDGDVRGMMTEIERLNALESASLAAGQKLRVPVVSD; encoded by the coding sequence ATGAGCACCCTCAGCCTTGCACCTGTCTTCACCACCAACACCGTCTCTGCCGCTCGCCCGCGCTCGTCCGTGCGATTGACGCGTCGTGGCCGGATGGTCGTCTTCCTGATCTCGCTGTTCCTGGTCCTCGGCGTGGCGATCATGCTCGCCGGTGGCGCCGTCGGCACCGACTCGGCCGGCCAGCCCGCGCCGACCGAGATCGTCCAGGTGGCCCCCGGTGACACCCTGTGGGGGATCGCCAGCGACCTCGCCACCGACGGTGACGTCCGCGGGATGATGACCGAGATCGAGCGGCTCAACGCCCTCGAGTCCGCCAGCCTCGCGGCTGGCCAGAAGCTCCGCGTCCCAGTCGTCTCCGACTGA